ATCCGCTCACTTACCCGACCACTTTTAAGATGAGAAGATAAAGATATACCTGTAATTTCAGTAATTTCCCCCTGCTCAAGTAAAACGATAGGTTTAAGTTTATGTGGTGTTGGGTTCACCTCTAACTCAATAATTCCTCCACCTTCTGGCACATATCCTGGTCGAATTAATCGCAAATGAGCCTCAATACCCATTTTTCTAATGGTCGGGAATAAAACCCGTTCCATATGGAAGGCACTGGGTGCAAAATCCTGAAATAAACCACCAGAAATTCTGAATGTAGATGGTGTTTTACCAAAACAGACAACAGGTAAAATCGTCATCGCCAGCATTGTTGTTGAACCTGCGGTGCCAATATCCCATTGATATTGACCTGCCTTTATATTTTTGCCAGGTCTAAATGTTAATATTTGCGAGCCAACCTCTGCATGTTCTAATTCACCACCAACTAATTCTTTACAGGCAAATACAGATTTTAGATGTTGATGTCTAAGACCTGGTTTTTCTCTTTTTGCCCGGATATTTTTTATCTGTAATTCCTTACCCAGC
The nucleotide sequence above comes from bacterium. Encoded proteins:
- the rtcA gene encoding RNA 3'-terminal phosphate cyclase — encoded protein: MIEIDGSKYSGSGTILRYCVGLCALLGKELQIKNIRAKREKPGLRHQHLKSVFACKELVGGELEHAEVGSQILTFRPGKNIKAGQYQWDIGTAGSTTMLAMTILPVVCFGKTPSTFRISGGLFQDFAPSAFHMERVLFPTIRKMGIEAHLRLIRPGYVPEGGGIIELEVNPTPHKLKPIVLLEQGEITEITGISLSSHLKSGRVSERMAETCQQILKQSGYDTKFEILDDETSLQKGANLFVCAKTNTDCLIGADMAGKIGRSSEKIGRYVAKTLLEDLNTKATVDRFLADQLIIYASLADGTSEYIIPRMTDHIESNLWLVKEIIGAKTAIKENHLKIKGIGFNRTG